One Desulfobacteraceae bacterium DNA window includes the following coding sequences:
- a CDS encoding pyruvate flavodoxin/ferredoxin oxidoreductase produces the protein MTVGQGLYDGNEVTAQAALAAGCRFFAGYPITPATGIFSRMLALLPPAGGTVLQAEDEIAAAGYCLGAAMAGLKAMTATSGPGISLISENISFAIGAEIPLVIVNVQRLGPSTGSPTRGADGDIQFMRWGNSGGLPLVVLAPADVRDCFTLTVAAFNLAETYRCPVFLAANKEIAETRENVDLGRLPRPELAERPRPAADRPFLPFDTAPGRDVPGFLPIGGPTLVRQTSSTHGVNGYITVDPDEIARMNGRLARKLQAAVDRFSFAEATVAPAAETLIVTYGVTARAAKAALAQLRAEGRPASLLILKTLWPVPSALIRRHARSVGRVVVVEMNQGQYVREIRRVLPGKRVAFCGQMNGQLITPGQIQAAVHD, from the coding sequence GTGACCGTGGGGCAGGGGCTTTACGACGGAAACGAGGTCACGGCGCAGGCCGCGCTGGCGGCCGGCTGCCGCTTTTTTGCCGGCTACCCCATCACCCCGGCCACCGGGATCTTCAGCCGCATGCTGGCCCTTTTGCCCCCCGCCGGCGGGACCGTGCTGCAGGCCGAAGATGAAATCGCCGCCGCGGGCTACTGCCTGGGGGCCGCCATGGCCGGGCTGAAGGCCATGACCGCCACCTCGGGGCCGGGCATCAGCCTGATTTCCGAAAACATATCCTTCGCCATCGGTGCCGAGATCCCCCTGGTGATCGTGAATGTCCAGCGTTTGGGGCCCTCCACCGGGTCCCCGACCCGGGGCGCCGACGGAGACATTCAATTCATGCGCTGGGGCAATTCGGGGGGCCTGCCGCTGGTCGTTCTGGCTCCGGCGGACGTCAGAGACTGTTTCACCCTGACGGTCGCGGCCTTCAACTTGGCGGAAACATACCGCTGCCCGGTTTTTCTCGCCGCTAACAAGGAAATCGCCGAGACCAGGGAAAATGTCGATTTGGGGCGCTTGCCGCGGCCGGAGCTCGCGGAGCGCCCGCGGCCCGCAGCGGATCGGCCCTTTCTGCCCTTCGACACCGCACCCGGCCGGGATGTCCCCGGCTTCCTGCCCATTGGCGGCCCGACCCTGGTCCGCCAGACCTCCTCCACCCACGGCGTCAACGGCTACATCACCGTCGACCCGGATGAGATCGCCCGCATGAACGGCCGCCTGGCGCGCAAGCTCCAGGCGGCCGTGGACCGTTTCAGCTTCGCCGAGGCCACGGTCGCACCGGCTGCCGAGACCCTCATCGTGACCTACGGCGTCACCGCCCGGGCGGCCAAGGCGGCGCTGGCGCAGTTGAGAGCCGAGGGTCGGCCGGCTTCCCTGCTGATCCTGAAAACCCTCTGGCCGGTGCCGTCCGCGCTCATCCGCCGCCACGCCCGCAGCGTGGGGCGGGTGGTGGTGGTGGAAATGAACCAGGGGCAGTACGTGCGGGAAATCCGGCGGGTATTGCCAGGCAAGCGGGTGGCCTTCTGCGGCCAGATGAACGGCCAGCTGATTACCCCCGGACAGATCCAGGCGGCGGTCCATGACTAG
- a CDS encoding protein-glutamate O-methyltransferase CheR, whose product MELTARQFASFRQLVYRECGIDLHEGKRQLLQARLSKRLRKTGIARVEDYLRVVASDDAERIRFIDAISTNHTYFFREDHHFALLDAGHRRIWCAACSSGEEPYSVAIHCLEKGLRPAILATDISTAVLRIGEAGVYPLEKTRRIPAATLRKYFQKGRGRWEGYLRLKDDVRQMVTFRRFNLLTDASPPGEFDLIFCRNVMIYFDGPVKEAVVDRLSRSLKPQGHFIIGGAESLSNLRHNLHYLQPSVYRKGA is encoded by the coding sequence ATGGAACTGACCGCGCGACAATTTGCGTCCTTTCGCCAGCTGGTCTACCGCGAGTGCGGGATCGATCTGCACGAAGGCAAACGACAGCTGCTCCAGGCGCGGCTCTCCAAGCGGCTGAGAAAAACCGGCATCGCCCGGGTTGAGGATTACCTGCGGGTCGTCGCAAGCGACGACGCCGAGCGCATCCGCTTCATCGACGCGATTTCCACCAATCACACCTACTTCTTTCGCGAAGACCACCATTTCGCCCTGCTCGATGCCGGCCATCGCCGTATCTGGTGCGCGGCCTGCTCCAGCGGCGAGGAGCCTTACTCGGTTGCCATTCACTGTCTGGAAAAAGGTCTGCGGCCCGCCATTTTGGCCACCGACATTTCCACCGCGGTGCTCAGAATCGGTGAGGCCGGGGTCTATCCCCTGGAAAAAACCCGGCGGATACCAGCCGCGACCCTCAGGAAGTATTTCCAGAAGGGGCGGGGGCGCTGGGAGGGGTATCTCCGCCTGAAGGACGATGTCCGGCAAATGGTGACCTTCCGACGCTTCAATCTGCTGACCGATGCGTCCCCGCCGGGTGAGTTCGATCTGATTTTCTGCCGCAACGTCATGATCTATTTCGACGGCCCGGTGAAGGAAGCTGTGGTCGACAGGCTCTCGCGAAGTCTGAAACCCCAGGGCCATTTCATCATCGGCGGGGCCGAAAGCCTCAGCAACCTGCGTCACAATCTCCACTACCTGCAGCCCAGCGTCTATCGCAAGGGCGCCTGA
- a CDS encoding thiamine pyrophosphate-dependent enzyme, translated as MTSLLNTSRPPAFCPGCAHDTVLRGLDRAFQHMGLAGHQIAIVSDIGCSGLFDTFFNTHALHGLHGRALTYAAGIKLARPELQVVVTMGDGGLGIGGAHLLAACRRNLDLTLLVLNNFNFGMTGGQASATTPADARVGSGFLNRLERPLDVGRVLAAAGAAFVTRASAYQKDLPLLLEEALRFKGFSAVELWGVCPGRYLRGNKLTPKLIRDSLAQYPPLRGPVAENQRPEYGAHYRALAADLPAAPAPVEIPVRFTPPRAGRHEVLLLGAAGQRIRTAGTVLCLAGMTAGLNVTQKDDHGITVMSGPSVSEVILSPQEIDFTGIDAPSLVVALAAEGVARRQAVFGRLDSNALLVAAADLEIPATRARVLPLDFTALGIANADRALAALAVLAGRNQVLSRDMLAAALALRFDPQTAA; from the coding sequence ATGACTAGCCTGCTCAACACGAGCCGCCCGCCGGCTTTTTGTCCGGGATGCGCCCATGACACGGTTCTGCGCGGGCTGGATCGGGCCTTTCAGCACATGGGGCTTGCGGGCCACCAGATCGCCATCGTCAGCGATATCGGCTGCTCGGGCCTTTTCGACACCTTTTTCAACACCCACGCCCTGCACGGTCTGCACGGCCGCGCGCTGACCTATGCCGCCGGCATCAAACTGGCCCGCCCGGAGCTGCAGGTCGTGGTCACCATGGGCGACGGCGGTTTGGGCATCGGCGGCGCGCACCTGCTGGCCGCCTGCCGGCGCAATCTGGACCTGACCCTGCTGGTCCTGAACAACTTCAATTTCGGGATGACCGGCGGCCAGGCCTCCGCCACCACCCCGGCCGACGCCCGGGTGGGGTCCGGGTTCTTAAACCGTCTGGAGCGCCCCTTGGATGTCGGCCGGGTCCTGGCCGCGGCCGGGGCGGCCTTCGTCACGCGGGCCTCGGCCTACCAAAAGGACCTGCCCCTTCTGCTGGAGGAAGCCCTCCGCTTCAAAGGCTTCAGCGCGGTGGAACTCTGGGGCGTCTGCCCGGGGCGCTACCTGCGTGGCAACAAACTCACGCCCAAGCTGATCCGTGATTCCCTCGCCCAATACCCCCCGCTGCGGGGGCCGGTGGCCGAAAATCAACGGCCGGAATACGGCGCGCACTATCGCGCGCTGGCCGCCGATCTTCCTGCCGCGCCGGCCCCCGTTGAAATCCCGGTGCGCTTCACCCCTCCCCGCGCCGGGCGCCACGAAGTGCTGCTTCTCGGCGCCGCCGGACAGCGCATCCGCACCGCCGGCACGGTCCTCTGCCTGGCCGGCATGACCGCCGGCCTGAATGTCACCCAAAAAGACGACCACGGCATCACCGTCATGAGCGGGCCGTCGGTCAGCGAGGTGATTCTCTCTCCCCAGGAAATCGACTTCACCGGCATCGACGCCCCCAGCCTGGTGGTTGCGCTCGCGGCCGAGGGGGTGGCCCGCCGCCAGGCGGTTTTCGGGCGACTGGATTCAAACGCCCTGCTTGTCGCCGCGGCCGACCTGGAAATCCCCGCCACCCGGGCCCGGGTTTTGCCGCTGGATTTCACGGCCCTCGGGATCGCAAATGCCGACCGGGCCCTGGCCGCCCTGGCGGTTCTGGCCGGTCGCAACCAGGTTCTTTCCCGGGACATGCTGGCCGCCGCCCTGGCGCTGCGCTTTGACCCTCAAACGGCCGCCG